A genomic window from Nicotiana sylvestris chromosome 11, ASM39365v2, whole genome shotgun sequence includes:
- the LOC138881968 gene encoding uncharacterized protein gives MRMSSSSQRSTSQDSPVYDNFAGWHNNPSPSLKRPFEIGKVEHDLYILRLPFSAAAAAVDASPANVSQNVSGLYHTATYNGFTYFLTIVDDCSRVTWTHLFSCKGNAFSIIKAFIAVVSTQFHISVQTIRTNNAFELGSAHSHVSYLTSLGISHQTSCPHTPQQNDIVKRKYKHPLDTARAFLFQSKLPTNIERVLSNKTPYEVLLDYPLTYSHLRSYGYLASATVPPPSRDKFQSRVIPSVFMGYASGVYEGPLGLIVSSSSSGLPLVCKLKKSLYDLKQVSRQWFAKLSHALISRGYSSNLNDYSLFTKFTGSSTVLIVVYVDNILLAGNDNSELTTLKAFSDQQFKIKNLGAVHYFLGLEVSHNPHDVLVNQHKYLKELLSEFHYCSSASTVVTHLDLSIKLTSTFGDVLVDPSSYRRLIGKLNFLQHTRPAISFSVQHLNQFLNDPRTAHMNAALHVLRYLVKDPDKGIFFNITQDFSLQAFSDSD, from the exons ATGCGGATGAGTTCTTCATCTCAACGGTCTACTTCTCAAGATTCTCCAGTCTATGACAACTTTGCAGGTTGGCATAATAATCCT AGCCCTTCTCTGAAGAGGCCATTCGAAATTGGTAAGgttgagcatgatttatacaTTCTGAGATTGCCATTCAGTGCTGCTGCTGCTGCAGTTGATGCTTCCCCAGCCAATGTTTCTCAAAATGTTTCT GGACTTTACCATACTGCCACCTACAATGGCTTCACGTATTTCCTGACCATTGTAGATGATTGTAGCAGGGTCACTTGGACTCATCTCTTTTCATGCAAAGGCAATGCCTTTTCTATTATCAAAGCTTTCATTGCTGTGGTTTCAACTCAATTCCATATTTCAGTTCAAACTATAAGAACAAATAATGCTTTTGAACTTGGGTCTGCTCATTCTCATGTTTCTTACCTCACATCTCTTGGAATTTCCCACCAAACTTCTTGCCCTCACACTCCCCAACAGAATGACATAGTGAAAAGGAAATACAAGCACCCATTAGACACTGCTAGAGCCTTTTTGTTTCAATCTAAGTTGCCTACCAATATTGAGAGGG TTCTCTCTAACAAAACACCATATGAAGTCTTACTTGATTATCCTCTTACTTATAGTCATCTCAGATCCTATGGTTATTTAGCCTCTGCTACTGTTCCTCCTCCTTCTAGAGACAAGTTTCAATCCAGAGTTATCCCCTCTGTGTTTATGGGTTATGCTTCTG GTGTATATGAAGGTCCTCTTGGTCTTATagtctcttcctcttcttctggtCTTCCACTTGTGTGTAAGCTGAAGAAGTCCTTGTATGACCTTAAACAGGTCTCCAGGCAATGGTTTGCCAAGTTATCTCATGCTCTTATCTCCAGGGGTTACTCCTCCAACCTTAATGACTATTCCTTATTCACCAAATTTACTGGCTCTTCCACTGTTCTTATTGTTGTATATGTGGATAACATCTTATTGGCTGGGAATGATAATTCTGAGTTGACTACTCTCAAAGCATTTTCGGATCAACAATTCAAGATCAAGAATTTAGGGGCTGTGCATTATTTCCTAGGTCTTGAAGTGTCTCACAATCCCCATGATGTACTTGTCAATCAACACAAGTACCTTAAAGAGCTCCTATCAGAATTTCATTATTGCTCTTCTGCCTCAACTGTGGTGACACATTTGGATTTGTCTATTAAGCTTACCTCCACTTTTGGTGATGTCTTGGTTGATCCTTCTTCCTACAGAAGGCTGATAGGCAAGCTCAATTTTTTGCAGCATACTAGGCCTGCCATTTCTTTCTCAGTTCAGCACCTCAATCAGTTCCTCAATGATCCAAGAACTGCTCATATGAATGCTGCTCTTCATGTCCTTAGATATTTGGTCAAAGATCCTGACAAAGGCATATTCTTCAACATAACTCAGgatttttctcttcaagcattTTCAGATTCTGACTAG